CTTTGATGATGGTGCTGATCTTGTGAGCATGCTTCATTCTGACTATTCTGACCAGATCCCTGAAGTAAAATGCAGTATGGAGGAAACTACAACGGGTGTGATTAGACTGGAAGCCATGAAGAATGCAGGTGCGCTGAAGATTCCTGTGGTATCTGTAAATGACGCTGACTCCAAACATCTTTTCGATAACCGTTATGGCACAGGTCAATCCACTGTGGACGGTATCATTCGTGCCACGGATATTTTGCTGGCGGGGAAGGCCTTTGTAGTGGGTGGTTACGGAATGTGCGGACGGGGTCTCGCAAACCGTGCCAGAGGTATGGGTGCCCATGTGTTAGTGACTGAAGTAGACCCTCTTCGCGCACTGGAAGCTGCCATGGACGGTTTTGATGTCATGTCTATGAATGAAGCATCTGTAACCGGTGATGTATTCTGTACTGTAACTGGTAATACAGCTGTTATTGAAAGAAAACATTTTGAAAAAATGAAGGATGGTGCTGTAGTAGCCAACTCCGGCCATTTCAATGTTGAGATCGACATAGATTCTCTCAAAGAGATATCTGAATCTGTAAATGAAGGTGTCCGAGATTATGTTGATGAGTACATTCTCAAGAATGGTAATAGAATTTATCTTCTTGGAAAAGGGAGGCTTATTAACCTTGTAGCAGCGGAAGGGCACCCCGCTTCGGTCATGGATATGAGTTTTTCTGTGCAGGCCCTTATGGCCGAGTATACTGTGAAGAATGACCTCGGAGTTTCAGTTCACAAGGTGCCCAGGGAAATAGATGAGCTGGTGGCAGCGCTCAAGCTTGAAGCAATGGGCATTGAGATCGATACTCTCACCGATAAACAGAAACATTATTTGGAGTCTTGGGAGGAGGGAACCTAGGCTCTCCCCCAATTTTTTCATGAAACGATCCTTACCGATCGTCCCCCTTTTCCTCTCCGCGCTTATTTTAAGCTGCGACTTCCAGAATCCAGCTGACTTTGAGGTTCCCAAGTGGATCATCAATCTCACAATTCCGCTGTTGGATGCTGATTATGCCTTGGCCGAAATAGCAAATGATTCTACTATTCATTCAGATTCCCTTGATAATTCTCTTTCCATAAAATTTGACGGTGAGCTGCCCCGTGACTCCGTGACAGGTGACTTTCTTAAAGTGCCACTCAATATAGACATGACTATCGCTGATAGCATTGCCGCGCCGACGCTTGAAGGATCATTCTCACCCATCTCATTGCCTATTTCGATACCGATACCTATGGGCCAATATGTACTGAATGGCAAGTATGCGAATCTGGCCGATCCGGGCAATTTGATTGTGATTCCTTCTACAAGTGAACAGAAGATTATCGGTTCCGATTGGAATTCCGCGGCCAGTCTAGTTGAAACACTGGCCGGGTCTGTGGATACTACTTTTACGGTTATTGATATCGGCAATATTTTCGATCAG
The DNA window shown above is from Candidatus Neomarinimicrobiota bacterium and carries:
- a CDS encoding adenosylhomocysteinase; this translates as MPDHDVKDLGLAPAGKKRVLWADRNMPVLASIRERFEKEKPLEGTRLSACLHVTAETANLMRTLNAGGADTLLCASNPLSTQDDVAASLVQDFDVKTYSVNGEDNDTYYAHIKVAIEHRPQITFDDGADLVSMLHSDYSDQIPEVKCSMEETTTGVIRLEAMKNAGALKIPVVSVNDADSKHLFDNRYGTGQSTVDGIIRATDILLAGKAFVVGGYGMCGRGLANRARGMGAHVLVTEVDPLRALEAAMDGFDVMSMNEASVTGDVFCTVTGNTAVIERKHFEKMKDGAVVANSGHFNVEIDIDSLKEISESVNEGVRDYVDEYILKNGNRIYLLGKGRLINLVAAEGHPASVMDMSFSVQALMAEYTVKNDLGVSVHKVPREIDELVAALKLEAMGIEIDTLTDKQKHYLESWEEGT